Genomic segment of Rhodococcus sp. W8901:
ATGACACCGAAGCCCTTGTGCTCGGCGGGCTGCCACACCCCGACGACCCCGCCGGACGGATCGAGGAACATCGCCATGCGGCCCTGCTCGGGCACGGTCATCGGTTCCATCATCACCTGACCGCCGGACTCCGTGACGGCCTTCGCGGTGGCATCGGCGTCGGCGGTGGCCAGATACGTGGTCCAGATGTTCACGTAGGGGTTCCCCGGCTGCCCGGCCATCATGCCGGCGACGGGCTTCCCGTCGGAGAAGAACATCACGTAACCGCCGTACGCCTCTCCGGACGATTCGTGGGTCCAGCCGAACATGGCGTCGTAGAACGCGGCGGCGCGTTCGGGATCCGAGGTCTGCAGGTCGATCCAGCAGGGCGCACCGATCGGCGCGGATTCACGGGTTGGCATGACTACTCCTCGCGAACTCGAGGTCGGGAGATGTAACTCGAGGCACAATCATCGCCAGACTACGCTGAATCCCATGAAGACACGGGCAACTGCGATGATCGCCGGAATCGCCTTGGCTGCAAGCCTTTCCGCTTGCACCAACTCCTCGACCGACGAACCCGTCGCCGACAGCGGGCCGACGGTCAAGGTCTCGAACATGACCTACTCGCCCTCGTCGATCACCATCTCCGCGGGACAGACGGTGACGTGGGTGTTCGACGATCGCGGCACACCACACGACGTCGTGGGCCTCGGCGACGCGAAATCGGTGTTGCGCAGCCCGTTGAAGACCACCGGGACGTGGGAGTTCACCTTCACCGAGCCCGGCACCTACGACTACACGTGCTCGCTGCACCCGGACATGCTCGGTGTCGTCATCGTGATGTGACGACACCGAGCCTGTCCTGACGGTCTCGCTATTCGACCGTGACGGACTTCGCGAGGTTGCGCGGCTTGTCGACGTCCAGGCCACGGGCCTGCGCCACCTCGGCGGCGAAGACCTGCAGCGGTACCGTCGACAACAACGGCTGCAGCAGCGTCGGCGCGGCCGGGATCTCGATGAGGTGGTCGGCGTGTGCCCGCACCGCCTCGTCGCCTTCCTCCGCGATGACGATCGTCTTCGCGCCGCGCGCCTTGATCTCCTGGATGTTGGAGACCAGCTTCGAGTGCAGCACCGCCCGGCCCTTCGGCGACGGCATGATCACGATGACCGGCAGGCCCTCCTCGATCAGCGCGATCGGACCGTGCTTGAGCTCACCGGCCGCGAAGCCCTCGGCGTGCATGTACGCGAGCTCCTTGAGCTTGAGCGCACCCTCGAGCGCCACCGGGTAACCCACGTGGCGACCCAGGAACAGCACCGCGGGCGACTGTGCGAACTCGCGTGCGAGCGCGCGCACCGGTTCGACGGTCGCGAGCACCCGGGTGACCAGCTCCGGCATCGCGGCCAGGTCGGCGTACTCGCGCGCCACCTCGTCCGGGTACTTCGTGCCGCGCGCCTGCGCCAAGGCCAATCCCACCAGGTAGTTCGCAGTCACCTGGGCGAGGAAGGCCTTGGTGGAGGCCACGGCGATCTCCGGACCGGCCCGCGTGTAGAGGACGGCGTCGGCCTCACGGGGAATCTGTGCACCGTTGGTGTTGCAGATCGCGAGGACCCGAGCCTTCTGGTCCTTCGCATGCTTGACGGCCTCGAGCGTGTCCGCGGTCTCACCGGACTGCGAGATCGCGACGACGAGCGTCGACCGATCCAGCACCGGGTCGCGGTAACGGAACTCGCTGGCCAGTTCCACCTCGACGGGCAGCCGCGTCCAGTGCTCGATCGCGTACTTCGCGAGCAGGCCCGAGTGGTAGGCGCTGCCGCACGCGACGACGAAGATCTTGTCGACGTCGCGCAGCTCCTGATCCGACAGTCGCTGCTCGTCGAGGACGATCTTGCCGTCGGCGAAATGGCCCAGGAGCGTGTCGGAGACGGCCTGCGGCTGCTCCTGGATCTCCTTGAGCATGAAGTAGTCGTGACCGCCCTTCTCGGCGGCCTGCAGGTCCCAGTCGATCGTGAACGGGCGCCCCTGCTGCTCGTTGCCGGCGAAGTCGGTGATCGTGTAACCGTCGGCGGTGATGACCACCACCTGGTCCTGCCCGAGCTCGACGGCATCGCGCGTGTGCTCGATGAAGGCCGCCACGTCCGACCCGATGAACGTCTCGCCCTCACCGACACCGACGACCAGCGGCGTCGAACGACGCGCGGCGATGATCATGTCCGGATGGTCGGCGTGCGTGAACACGAGCGTGAACGCGCCCTCGAGCCGACGCAGTACCGACAGCGCGCTCTCCACGAAGTCGCCCGCCGTGGGACCGCTCTCGTACGCCTTCGCGACGAGGTGCACCGCGACCTCGGAATCGGTGTCGCTGAGCAGGTCCACCCCGGCGGCCTCGAGCTCGGCGCGCAGCGGCGCGAAGTTCTCGATGATGCCGTTGTGCACGACGGCGAGCTTGCCGCCCGCATCGCGGTGCGGGTGGGCGTTGCGGTCGGTCGGCTTGCCGTGGGTGGCCCAGCGGGTGTGACCCATTCCCGTGGTGCCGACGAACTTGTCGGCGCCCACCTCGGCGAGCTCCGCCTCGAGATTGGCGAGGCGCCCCGCCTTACGCTCGGTGGCCAGCCCGCCCACACCGTCCGCCACGGCGATCCCGGCGGAGTCGTAGCCGCGGTATTCCATCCGCCGCAACGCCTCGACGACAACACCCAAAGCCTGGCGGTGGCCCACGTAACCCACGATTCCGCACATGGTTCACCAGGGTACTTGGACCACAGTCCGGAACGAACTCGGACGGGCGATGCGGCGCAACTCCCGGGGGGCGCACCCGATCGGATAACGTCTCCCCCGTGGCGCAGACACCGAAGTCCCTGGTATCCAAGCTGTCCAAGCGTGGCCCACGCAAGGTGCTGCGCGGCGACCTGGCGCTCGCGGGGCAACCCGGCGTGGTCTACACCCCCGCCGAGGGGTTCAATCTCCCCGCCGTCGCCTTCGCGCACGACTGGCTGGCGAGCACCGCCAACTACGCCGCGACGCTCGAACACCTCGCATCGTGGGGCATCGTCGCTGCGGCGCCGGCTACCGAACGCGGCCCGGTGCCGTCACACCTCGGGCTCGCCGCCGACCTGGGCACCACCCTCGACATCTGCACCGGTGTGCGCCTCGGTCCCGGTCGGATCAGCGTCCACCCCGAGCGCCTGGCCTTCGCCGGACACGGCATGGGTGCCGGTGTGGCCGTACTCGCGGCGGCCCGGACGGCCCGCGTCAAGGCCGTCGCCGCACTGTTCCCCGCCCCCACCGCACCGTCCGCGACGGTCGCGGCCGCGCAGATCGACGTGCCGGGACTCGTCCTCGCCGGGGCGAACGACGTCGACTCCCTGAACAGCGACGCGCTGGCCCTCGCCGACGCGTGGAAGGGCGAGAGCCTGCTGCGGGTCGTCGACAAGGGTTCGAGCGCCGGCGTCGTCGAGGGGCGGCGACTCCTCGGTTTCCTCGGCGTCGGCGGGTCCGAGCGCCGCACCCAGCACGTGACGCGGGCGCTCGTGACCGGGTTCCTGCTGCACCACCT
This window contains:
- a CDS encoding VOC family protein, with protein sequence MPTRESAPIGAPCWIDLQTSDPERAAAFYDAMFGWTHESSGEAYGGYVMFFSDGKPVAGMMAGQPGNPYVNIWTTYLATADADATAKAVTESGGQVMMEPMTVPEQGRMAMFLDPSGGVVGVWQPAEHKGFGVMGEHGAPAWFELVSKDYDAALPFYRDVFGWNLATLSDTGEFRYTTGRFDGEDLAGIFDASTAMPADVPSHWQMFVAVDDTDAAVARLTELGGTVLREPWDSEHGRMANVADPNGAQFMISGPVAAG
- a CDS encoding cupredoxin domain-containing protein, whose protein sequence is MKTRATAMIAGIALAASLSACTNSSTDEPVADSGPTVKVSNMTYSPSSITISAGQTVTWVFDDRGTPHDVVGLGDAKSVLRSPLKTTGTWEFTFTEPGTYDYTCSLHPDMLGVVIVM
- the glmS gene encoding glutamine--fructose-6-phosphate transaminase (isomerizing), which codes for MCGIVGYVGHRQALGVVVEALRRMEYRGYDSAGIAVADGVGGLATERKAGRLANLEAELAEVGADKFVGTTGMGHTRWATHGKPTDRNAHPHRDAGGKLAVVHNGIIENFAPLRAELEAAGVDLLSDTDSEVAVHLVAKAYESGPTAGDFVESALSVLRRLEGAFTLVFTHADHPDMIIAARRSTPLVVGVGEGETFIGSDVAAFIEHTRDAVELGQDQVVVITADGYTITDFAGNEQQGRPFTIDWDLQAAEKGGHDYFMLKEIQEQPQAVSDTLLGHFADGKIVLDEQRLSDQELRDVDKIFVVACGSAYHSGLLAKYAIEHWTRLPVEVELASEFRYRDPVLDRSTLVVAISQSGETADTLEAVKHAKDQKARVLAICNTNGAQIPREADAVLYTRAGPEIAVASTKAFLAQVTANYLVGLALAQARGTKYPDEVAREYADLAAMPELVTRVLATVEPVRALAREFAQSPAVLFLGRHVGYPVALEGALKLKELAYMHAEGFAAGELKHGPIALIEEGLPVIVIMPSPKGRAVLHSKLVSNIQEIKARGAKTIVIAEEGDEAVRAHADHLIEIPAAPTLLQPLLSTVPLQVFAAEVAQARGLDVDKPRNLAKSVTVE
- a CDS encoding dienelactone hydrolase family protein, whose protein sequence is MAQTPKSLVSKLSKRGPRKVLRGDLALAGQPGVVYTPAEGFNLPAVAFAHDWLASTANYAATLEHLASWGIVAAAPATERGPVPSHLGLAADLGTTLDICTGVRLGPGRISVHPERLAFAGHGMGAGVAVLAAARTARVKAVAALFPAPTAPSATVAAAQIDVPGLVLAGANDVDSLNSDALALADAWKGESLLRVVDKGSSAGVVEGRRLLGFLGVGGSERRTQHVTRALVTGFLLHHLTGDKAYASFADADAHFPGTHPAVRDEIDDTLDARDAAAHHASAQIGQLLGR